Proteins encoded together in one Candidatus Neomarinimicrobiota bacterium window:
- a CDS encoding type Z 30S ribosomal protein S14: protein MAKKSLINKAKLKPKFSTRAYNRCFNCGRPDGYLRKFGLCRICFREMALKGEIPGITKASW, encoded by the coding sequence ATGGCAAAGAAATCACTTATTAATAAAGCGAAATTAAAACCTAAATTTTCTACCAGGGCATACAACCGATGTTTTAATTGCGGACGTCCGGATGGGTACTTGCGAAAATTTGGATTGTGTAGAATTTGCTTTCGCGAAATGGCATTAAAAGGTGAAATCCCGGGTATAACTAAGGCGAGTTGGTAA